From the Acidovorax carolinensis genome, one window contains:
- a CDS encoding HD-GYP domain-containing protein: MLKRIPIRHLTLGMYLHEFCGSWMEHPFWRAKFLLKDPKDLARIQATSIHECWIDTDKGVDVTPGTASVSRAEADAQVETDFSQLEDLPPLQVSLPLPPLPARNRAPTDMEGELKMAASICMQSKQAVVSMFNEARMGRAVDTSSAKSLVEDISDSVTRNPGALISLARLKTADDYTYMHSVAVCALMVALARQLKLDDEQTRLAGMAGLLHDLGKAAVPLAVLNKPGKLTDQEFTVVRSHPVAGYQMLKEGGNLPEAVLDACLHHHEKVDGTGYPNQLRGDAISVIARMTAICDVYDAITSDRPYKRGWDPSESLRRMAEWTSDHFDARLFQAFVKSIGIYPVGSLVRLTSGRLGVVMEQAPAALTTPVVKVFFSTKSDLRIPPELVNLAAPGTTEKIVAREDPDRWNFPDLNTLWSGLSEAAW; this comes from the coding sequence ATGCTCAAGCGCATCCCAATCCGACACCTCACCCTGGGCATGTACCTGCACGAATTCTGTGGTTCGTGGATGGAGCATCCGTTCTGGCGCGCCAAGTTCCTGCTGAAAGACCCCAAGGACCTGGCCCGCATCCAGGCCACCTCCATCCACGAATGCTGGATCGACACCGACAAGGGCGTGGATGTGACACCGGGCACCGCCTCGGTCTCGCGCGCAGAAGCGGATGCGCAGGTCGAGACCGACTTCAGCCAGCTCGAAGACTTGCCGCCGCTGCAGGTCAGCCTGCCGTTGCCGCCGCTGCCCGCGCGCAACCGCGCCCCCACGGACATGGAAGGCGAGCTGAAGATGGCCGCATCGATCTGCATGCAGTCCAAGCAAGCCGTGGTGTCGATGTTCAACGAGGCGCGCATGGGCCGCGCGGTAGATACCTCCAGCGCCAAGAGCCTCGTTGAAGACATTTCCGACTCCGTCACGCGCAATCCGGGCGCGCTGATCAGCCTGGCGCGCCTGAAGACCGCCGACGACTACACCTACATGCATTCGGTGGCGGTGTGCGCCCTGATGGTGGCGCTGGCCCGGCAGCTCAAGCTCGACGACGAGCAAACGCGGCTCGCCGGCATGGCGGGCCTGCTGCACGACCTGGGCAAGGCGGCGGTTCCGCTGGCCGTGCTGAACAAGCCCGGCAAGCTCACCGACCAGGAATTCACCGTGGTGCGCAGCCACCCCGTGGCGGGCTACCAGATGCTCAAGGAGGGCGGCAACCTGCCCGAGGCCGTCCTCGACGCTTGCTTGCACCACCATGAAAAGGTCGATGGCACCGGCTATCCCAACCAGCTGCGCGGCGACGCCATCAGCGTGATCGCCCGCATGACGGCGATCTGCGATGTCTATGACGCCATCACCTCCGACCGGCCCTACAAGCGCGGCTGGGACCCGTCCGAGTCGCTGCGCCGCATGGCCGAGTGGACCAGCGACCATTTCGATGCGCGGCTGTTCCAGGCCTTCGTCAAGAGCATCGGCATCTATCCGGTGGGTTCGCTGGTGCGGCTGACTTCGGGCCGCCTGGGCGTGGTGATGGAGCAAGCCCCGGCGGCGCTCACCACCCCGGTCGTAAAAGTGTTCTTCTCGACCAAGTCCGACCTGCGCATTCCGCCCGAACTGGTGAACCTCGCGGCACCGGGCACCACCGAGAAAATCGTGGCGCGGGAAGACCCCGACCGGTGGAATTTCCCCGACCTGAACACGCTGTGGTCCGGTCTTTCCGAAGCAGCCTGGTAA
- a CDS encoding 1-phosphofructokinase family hexose kinase, which translates to MPSLITLTLNPALDLATTTDRVAPTHKLRCGPVQRFAGGGGINVARVLHRLGSEVQAWALAGGVAGAQVRQLLADEGVATAIQPIAGDTRENFSVVETTTGQEFRFVLPGPTLQATEWQACLDTLAALTTAPRWLIASGSLPPGVPPDFYARLAPGARARGTRLVVDTSGLPLAAALQAGVTLVKPSLRELRELLQLPLASAAAWCAAAQALVHAGQAEIVALSLGEQGAVLATRNGVWQAPALRVSAATGTTGAGDCFLAALVWALDRGEAPPEALRWGVAAGAAALLSPGTALAQAHDVQRLVHSVPAPVSFTVQP; encoded by the coding sequence GTGCCCTCCCTGATCACCCTCACCCTCAACCCCGCACTCGACCTGGCCACCACCACCGACCGCGTGGCGCCCACGCACAAGCTGCGCTGCGGCCCCGTGCAGCGGTTTGCGGGCGGCGGCGGCATCAACGTGGCGCGCGTGCTGCACCGGCTGGGCAGCGAGGTGCAGGCCTGGGCCCTGGCGGGCGGCGTCGCCGGCGCACAGGTGCGCCAGTTGCTGGCCGATGAGGGCGTGGCCACCGCCATCCAGCCCATTGCCGGCGACACGCGCGAGAACTTTTCGGTGGTGGAAACCACCACCGGCCAGGAGTTTCGCTTCGTGCTGCCCGGCCCCACCCTGCAGGCCACGGAATGGCAGGCCTGCCTGGACACCTTGGCCGCACTCACCACCGCACCGCGCTGGCTGATCGCCAGCGGCAGCCTGCCACCCGGCGTGCCCCCTGATTTTTACGCCCGGCTCGCACCCGGCGCCCGCGCACGCGGCACGCGCCTGGTGGTGGACACCTCCGGCCTGCCACTGGCGGCGGCGCTGCAGGCCGGGGTCACGCTGGTCAAGCCCAGCCTGCGCGAATTGCGCGAACTGCTGCAGCTGCCCCTGGCCAGCGCCGCAGCGTGGTGCGCGGCCGCGCAGGCGCTGGTGCACGCGGGCCAGGCGGAAATCGTGGCACTGTCCCTGGGCGAGCAAGGTGCGGTGCTGGCCACGCGCAACGGAGTCTGGCAGGCCCCGGCCCTCCGCGTGTCGGCAGCCACCGGCACCACGGGCGCGGGCGACTGTTTTCTGGCCGCACTGGTCTGGGCACTGGACCGCGGCGAAGCGCCGCCAGAGGCCCTGCGCTGGGGCGTGGCCGCCGGGGCAGCCGCGCTGCTGTCCCCCGGCACGGCGCTGGCCCAGGCCCATGACGTGCAGAGGCTCGTGCACAGCGTGCCGGCACCGGTGTCCTTCACTGTCCAGCCATAG
- the trpC gene encoding indole-3-glycerol phosphate synthase TrpC — MSDILNKIVAVKHEEVAAAQKRIPLAAMRADAESRVLTRDFEGALRAKIAKGQAAVIAEIKKASPSKGVIRADFEPADIAQSYMEGDGKVSAACLSVLTDRQFFQGQPDYLKQARASTLLPVLRKDFMVDAYQIYESRAMGADAILLIAASLDDAQMADFEAIARSLDMAVLVEVHDRAELERALKLKTPLVGINNRNLRTFEVTLQTTLDMVKDVPADRLLVTESGILTPADVRTMRDAGVHAFLVGEAFMRAQDPGLALAKLFA, encoded by the coding sequence ATGAGTGACATCCTGAACAAGATCGTGGCCGTCAAGCACGAAGAAGTCGCCGCCGCACAAAAACGCATTCCCCTGGCCGCCATGCGTGCCGACGCCGAGAGCCGCGTGCTCACGCGCGACTTTGAAGGCGCGCTGCGCGCCAAGATTGCCAAGGGCCAGGCGGCGGTGATTGCCGAGATCAAGAAGGCCAGCCCCAGCAAGGGCGTGATCCGCGCTGACTTCGAGCCTGCCGACATCGCTCAAAGCTATATGGAAGGCGATGGCAAGGTCAGCGCTGCCTGCCTGTCTGTGCTGACCGACCGGCAGTTCTTTCAGGGCCAACCCGACTACCTGAAACAAGCCCGCGCCAGCACCTTGCTCCCTGTGCTGCGCAAGGATTTCATGGTGGATGCGTACCAGATCTATGAATCGCGTGCCATGGGTGCCGATGCCATCTTGCTGATTGCGGCCAGCCTTGACGATGCCCAGATGGCCGACTTTGAAGCCATTGCCCGCAGCCTCGACATGGCCGTGCTGGTGGAAGTGCACGACCGCGCCGAGCTGGAGCGCGCACTGAAGCTCAAGACCCCGCTGGTCGGCATCAACAACCGCAACCTGCGCACCTTCGAGGTGACGCTGCAGACCACGCTCGACATGGTGAAAGACGTGCCGGCCGACCGCCTGCTGGTCACCGAATCGGGCATCCTCACGCCTGCGGACGTCAGGACGATGCGCGATGCGGGCGTGCATGCCTTTCTGGTGGGCGAGGCGTTCATGCGTGCTCAGGATCCGGGTCTGGCGCTGGCCAAGTTGTTTGCCTGA
- a CDS encoding LysE family translocator, with protein sequence MIIEPQQLLVFIAAGWLLNLTPGPDVLYIVSNALKSGVRAGMVASCGIALGCCLHVLAAALGVGALLAASATAFTVIKWVGAGYLLWMGARLLLARAPDAGGSPSMPPVTEQGAAEHRTSLRAVFLGGFWTNVLNPKVVIFFLAFVPQFIAPGTENKTLAFLLLGLLFTFNALPVCAGWAIAAAWMGRRVDALQRGMHLLDRIAGLMFIGFGLKLAVTDSPAA encoded by the coding sequence GTGATCATCGAGCCGCAGCAGCTGCTGGTGTTTATCGCCGCAGGCTGGCTGCTCAACCTCACTCCGGGGCCCGACGTGCTGTACATCGTCTCCAACGCGCTCAAATCGGGTGTCCGGGCGGGCATGGTGGCGTCGTGCGGCATTGCGCTCGGCTGCTGCTTGCATGTGCTGGCCGCCGCGCTGGGCGTGGGGGCCCTGCTGGCGGCGTCTGCCACGGCGTTCACTGTCATCAAATGGGTGGGCGCCGGCTATCTGCTCTGGATGGGCGCGCGCCTGCTGCTGGCCCGGGCGCCGGATGCGGGCGGCAGCCCCTCCATGCCGCCGGTCACGGAGCAGGGCGCGGCGGAGCACCGCACGTCGTTGCGCGCGGTCTTTCTGGGCGGATTCTGGACCAATGTGCTCAACCCCAAGGTGGTGATTTTCTTCCTCGCCTTCGTGCCGCAGTTCATTGCCCCGGGCACCGAGAACAAGACGCTTGCCTTTCTGCTGCTGGGCCTGCTGTTCACCTTCAATGCGCTGCCGGTGTGTGCCGGTTGGGCGATTGCCGCCGCCTGGATGGGCCGGCGCGTCGATGCCCTGCAGCGCGGCATGCACTTGCTCGACCGCATTGCCGGCCTCATGTTCATCGGCTTCGGGCTGAAGCTCGCCGTCACCGACAGTCCCGCCGCCTGA
- a CDS encoding anthranilate synthase component II has translation MKLLMVDNYDSFTYNIVQYFGELGAQVEVFRNDKITVAEIEARLNAGQLDRLVISPGPCSPAEAGISVAAIQHFAGKLPILGVCLGHQAIGAAFGGSIVRAKELMHGKTSVITTTQKGVFAGLPAQFTVNRYHSLAIERTTCPEVLEITAWTEDGEIMGVRHKTLAIEGVQFHPESILTEHGHAMLRNFLEQRA, from the coding sequence ATGAAACTCCTGATGGTCGATAACTACGACAGCTTCACCTACAACATCGTCCAGTATTTCGGCGAACTGGGCGCGCAGGTGGAGGTCTTCCGTAACGATAAAATCACCGTGGCCGAGATCGAGGCGCGGCTCAACGCCGGTCAGCTCGATCGCCTCGTGATCTCGCCTGGCCCCTGCTCGCCCGCCGAGGCGGGCATCTCGGTGGCGGCGATCCAGCACTTTGCCGGCAAGCTGCCAATTTTGGGCGTGTGCCTGGGGCATCAGGCCATTGGCGCGGCGTTTGGCGGCTCCATCGTGCGCGCCAAAGAGCTCATGCACGGCAAGACCAGTGTCATCACCACCACGCAAAAAGGCGTGTTTGCCGGGCTGCCCGCGCAGTTCACGGTGAACCGCTACCACTCGCTGGCCATCGAGCGCACCACCTGCCCCGAGGTGCTGGAGATCACCGCCTGGACCGAAGACGGCGAGATCATGGGCGTGCGCCACAAGACGCTCGCCATTGAGGGCGTGCAGTTCCATCCCGAGAGCATCCTCACCGAGCACGGCCACGCCATGCTGCGCAACTTCCTGGAGCAGCGCGCGTGA
- a CDS encoding chorismate mutase, producing MTQAINNVQHCTTMDDVRRHIDALDDVLVPLLVTRGGYMTQAARIKQDASQVRDEERIQAIVDRVRVRTQVEGGEPDVLEAIYRSMMEAYIAHEHREFARLHPTATQEG from the coding sequence ATGACCCAGGCCATCAACAACGTGCAGCATTGCACAACCATGGACGATGTGCGTCGCCACATCGATGCACTGGACGACGTGCTGGTGCCCTTGCTGGTAACGCGCGGCGGCTACATGACCCAGGCCGCGCGCATCAAGCAGGACGCGTCGCAGGTGCGCGACGAGGAGCGCATCCAGGCCATCGTGGACCGCGTGCGTGTGCGCACCCAGGTCGAGGGCGGCGAGCCCGACGTGCTGGAGGCCATCTACCGCAGCATGATGGAAGCCTACATCGCCCATGAACACCGCGAGTTCGCGCGCCTGCACCCCACCGCCACGCAGGAAGGGTGA
- the trpE gene encoding anthranilate synthase component I, producing MITELEFKSLAGEGYNRIPLMAQAFADLETPLSLYLKLAHSKDGGKHSFLLESVVGGERFGRYSFIGLPARTLLRASGFGADAKTEVVTDGQVVETVRGNPLDFIEAYQKRFKVALRPGLPRFCGGLAGYFGYDTVRYIEKKLETTCPPDTLETPDILLLQCEELAVIDNLSGKLYLIVYADPAQPEAYSQAKKRLRALKDQLKYSVSAPVVKATESHPAQRSFAKADYLAAVGRAKDLIAAGDFMQVQVGQRIHKRYTESPLSLYRALRSLNPSPYMYFYNFGDFHVVGASPEILVRQEQTDAGTKVTIRPLAGTRPRGATPEKDKAAEVELINDPKERAEHVMLIDLARNDIGRIAQTGTVKVTEAFVVERYSHVMHIVSNVEGLLNEGMTSMDVLKATFPAGTLTGAPKVHAMELIDQLEPVKRGVYGGACGYLSYAGDMDVAIAIRTGIIKDGTLYVQAAAGVVADSVPELEWKETEHKARALLRAAELVEEGLE from the coding sequence GTGATCACGGAACTTGAATTCAAAAGCCTGGCCGGCGAAGGCTACAACCGCATTCCCCTCATGGCGCAAGCCTTTGCGGACCTGGAAACCCCGTTATCGCTGTACCTGAAACTCGCGCACAGCAAGGACGGCGGCAAGCACAGCTTCCTGCTGGAATCGGTGGTGGGTGGCGAGCGTTTTGGTCGCTATAGCTTCATCGGCCTGCCTGCACGCACCTTGCTGCGTGCCAGCGGTTTTGGTGCAGACGCCAAAACCGAGGTTGTCACCGACGGCCAGGTGGTGGAAACCGTGCGGGGCAACCCGCTCGATTTCATCGAGGCGTATCAAAAACGCTTCAAGGTGGCCTTGCGCCCGGGGCTGCCGCGCTTTTGCGGTGGCCTGGCAGGCTACTTTGGGTACGACACAGTGCGCTACATCGAGAAAAAGCTCGAAACCACCTGCCCGCCCGATACGCTGGAAACGCCTGACATCCTTTTGCTGCAGTGCGAGGAACTGGCGGTCATCGACAACCTGTCGGGCAAGCTGTATCTCATCGTCTATGCCGATCCGGCCCAGCCCGAGGCGTATTCCCAGGCCAAGAAGCGCTTGCGCGCGCTCAAGGACCAGCTCAAATATTCGGTGAGCGCCCCCGTGGTCAAGGCCACGGAAAGCCACCCCGCGCAGCGCAGCTTTGCCAAGGCCGACTACCTGGCGGCCGTGGGCCGTGCCAAGGATCTGATCGCTGCCGGTGATTTCATGCAGGTGCAGGTGGGCCAGCGCATCCACAAACGCTACACGGAAAGCCCCCTCAGCCTGTACCGCGCATTGCGTTCACTGAACCCTTCGCCGTACATGTATTTCTACAATTTCGGCGATTTCCATGTGGTGGGCGCCAGCCCCGAAATCCTGGTGCGCCAGGAGCAGACCGACGCGGGCACCAAGGTCACCATCCGGCCGCTGGCAGGCACGCGCCCGCGCGGCGCCACGCCCGAGAAGGACAAGGCCGCCGAAGTGGAACTCATCAACGACCCCAAGGAGCGTGCCGAGCATGTGATGCTGATCGATCTGGCGCGCAACGACATCGGGCGCATCGCCCAGACCGGCACCGTCAAGGTGACCGAAGCCTTCGTGGTTGAGCGCTACAGCCATGTGATGCACATCGTGAGCAACGTCGAAGGCCTGCTGAACGAGGGCATGACCAGCATGGACGTGCTCAAGGCCACTTTCCCCGCAGGCACGCTCACCGGCGCGCCCAAGGTGCATGCCATGGAGCTGATTGACCAGCTCGAACCCGTCAAGCGCGGCGTGTATGGTGGTGCCTGCGGTTACCTGAGCTACGCGGGCGACATGGACGTGGCCATTGCGATCCGCACCGGCATCATCAAGGACGGCACGCTGTATGTGCAGGCAGCCGCGGGCGTGGTGGCCGACTCGGTGCCCGAGCTGGAGTGGAAAGAAACCGAACACAAGGCCCGCGCCCTGCTGCGCGCCGCCGAACTTGTCGAGGAGGGGCTGGAATGA
- a CDS encoding chalcone isomerase family protein — protein sequence MKFFPEFALFAGALVLAASAVAQPITVADVKYEESSVVNGSTLQLNGAGVRYKAVFKVYTAGLYLEKKASTAQDVAGVRGPKRLSITMLREIDSAELGKLFSRGMEDNMDRAAFSKLIPGVLRMSQVFSEHKKLQAGDQFMIDWIPGTGTVITVKGKPQGEPFKEPEFFNALMGIWLGNAPADWKLKDALLGKPA from the coding sequence ATGAAATTCTTCCCTGAATTCGCCTTGTTTGCCGGGGCTCTCGTGCTGGCGGCCAGCGCAGTGGCCCAGCCCATCACCGTGGCCGACGTGAAATACGAAGAATCCAGCGTCGTGAATGGCAGCACCCTGCAGCTGAACGGGGCGGGCGTGCGCTACAAGGCCGTCTTCAAGGTCTACACGGCCGGGCTGTATCTCGAAAAGAAGGCATCGACCGCGCAGGACGTAGCAGGCGTGCGCGGACCCAAGCGCCTGAGCATCACCATGCTGCGCGAGATTGATTCCGCCGAACTGGGCAAGCTGTTTTCACGCGGAATGGAAGACAACATGGACCGGGCTGCGTTCTCCAAGCTGATTCCCGGCGTGCTGCGCATGAGCCAGGTGTTCTCAGAGCACAAGAAGCTGCAGGCTGGCGACCAGTTCATGATCGACTGGATTCCCGGCACAGGCACGGTCATCACCGTCAAGGGCAAGCCCCAGGGCGAGCCCTTCAAGGAACCCGAGTTCTTCAATGCGCTGATGGGTATCTGGCTGGGCAATGCACCCGCCGACTGGAAGCTCAAGGACGCCTTGCTCGGCAAGCCCGCCTGA
- the gph gene encoding phosphoglycolate phosphatase (PGP is an essential enzyme in the glycolate salvage pathway in higher organisms (photorespiration in plants). Phosphoglycolate results from the oxidase activity of RubisCO in the Calvin cycle when concentrations of carbon dioxide are low relative to oxygen. This enzyme is a member of the Haloacid Dehalogenase (HAD) superfamily of aspartate-nucleophile hydrolase enzymes (PF00702).), with product MLNLKSFGSNHAPLACAIIDLDGTMVDTLGDFAEALNRMLSDLALPAIAAPAIEQMVGKGSEHLLHSVLNHVLAKAGKAPKAIEMEALYARAWPSYQQHYLSINGDYAHVYPGVVAGLQALRHAGLRLACLTNKPTSFALPLLRAKGLDGYFEQVFGGDSFERKKPDPLPLLKTCEALQTEPARTLMVGDSSNDAQAARAAGCPVVLVTYGYNHGLPVQAVDADGYVDSLELLLVA from the coding sequence ATGCTGAATTTGAAGTCTTTTGGATCGAACCACGCTCCCTTGGCCTGCGCCATCATCGACCTCGATGGTACGATGGTGGACACACTGGGTGACTTCGCCGAAGCCCTGAACCGCATGCTGAGCGACTTGGCGCTGCCGGCGATTGCCGCGCCGGCCATCGAGCAGATGGTTGGCAAGGGCTCCGAGCATTTGCTGCATTCAGTGCTAAATCATGTGCTAGCCAAGGCAGGTAAAGCGCCAAAAGCTATCGAAATGGAAGCGCTCTACGCCCGCGCGTGGCCCAGCTACCAGCAGCACTACCTGTCCATCAACGGCGACTACGCGCATGTCTATCCCGGCGTGGTGGCGGGACTGCAGGCCCTGCGCCATGCCGGCCTGCGGCTGGCTTGCCTGACCAACAAACCGACTTCGTTTGCCTTGCCATTGCTGCGCGCCAAAGGGCTGGACGGCTATTTTGAGCAGGTTTTCGGGGGCGACAGTTTCGAGCGAAAGAAGCCCGATCCATTGCCGCTGCTGAAAACCTGTGAGGCCTTGCAGACCGAACCTGCCCGCACGCTGATGGTGGGCGATTCTTCCAACGATGCGCAGGCCGCTCGCGCCGCCGGGTGCCCCGTGGTGCTGGTCACTTATGGCTACAACCATGGCCTGCCGGTGCAGGCGGTGGATGCAGACGGTTACGTGGATTCGCTGGAGTTGCTGCTGGTGGCCTGA
- a CDS encoding S1C family serine protease has product MNHKRWWMRWALVFLLHVAWSSNTLAQLPDTIERIKPAVVLVGTYRATDTPRFRYVGTGFVVGDGLRVVTNAHVTAAVGTVGPDGPALVVQLRAGAGAWTMRQARVLETVPEHDLALLQIDGPAAAALNVVASEPVREGDELAFMGFPIGGVLGFSSVTHRATVSSITTMALPSPTGQQLSERAIRSLRAGPLQVFQLDATAYPGNSGGPLFDPRSGAVLGVINMVLIKSTRESAMSQPSGISYAIPSRYVLELMARHR; this is encoded by the coding sequence ATGAACCACAAACGCTGGTGGATGCGCTGGGCACTTGTCTTTTTGCTGCACGTGGCATGGAGCAGCAACACGCTGGCACAACTGCCCGACACCATCGAGCGGATCAAACCCGCCGTGGTGCTGGTGGGCACCTACCGTGCAACGGACACGCCGCGGTTTCGCTATGTAGGCACCGGCTTTGTGGTGGGCGACGGCTTGCGCGTGGTGACCAACGCCCACGTCACCGCCGCCGTCGGCACCGTGGGCCCCGATGGGCCGGCCCTGGTCGTGCAACTGCGCGCCGGGGCGGGCGCGTGGACCATGCGCCAGGCGCGGGTGCTGGAGACTGTTCCCGAGCACGATCTTGCCCTGCTGCAGATCGACGGTCCGGCCGCGGCGGCGCTGAACGTGGTGGCGTCGGAGCCGGTGCGCGAGGGGGACGAACTGGCCTTCATGGGCTTTCCCATCGGCGGGGTGCTGGGTTTTTCCAGCGTCACGCACCGCGCCACCGTCTCGTCCATCACCACCATGGCCCTGCCCAGCCCGACGGGCCAGCAGCTCAGCGAGCGCGCCATTCGAAGCCTGCGCGCCGGGCCCTTGCAGGTGTTCCAGCTCGACGCCACGGCTTACCCCGGCAACAGTGGCGGCCCCCTGTTTGACCCGCGCAGCGGCGCGGTGCTCGGCGTCATCAACATGGTGCTGATCAAGAGCACGCGCGAATCGGCGATGAGCCAGCCCTCGGGCATTTCCTACGCAATTCCAAGCCGCTATGTGCTGGAGCTGATGGCGCGGCACCGGTAG
- a CDS encoding nucleotidyltransferase family protein, with translation MQPLLNLLGPAPKPQRLSLAEWDLVVRQARRAHVLARIAALVQAHGAWAAVPPAPRQHLASALALATRQQRELRFEVAQIARALQPAGVPVVLLKGGAYALAGLQASLGRMVSDVDILVPHECLADVETALMMAGWVHTNHDAYDQHYYRTWMHELPPMRHLQRGTVLDVHHALVPATARARPSTQRLLQAAQALPGQPGVCVLAPADMVLHSAAHLFHESDFAHGFRGVVDLDALLREFAMVPGFWPELLERAAALGLQWPLHHALRYAQAIMQTPVPPSTVAALAPSVCQRDWQHRLRDALYLRTLRPDHASTADAWTPLARGLLYLNGHRLRMPLHLLLPHLARKALGGLLPKEKP, from the coding sequence ATGCAGCCGCTGTTGAATCTGCTCGGCCCGGCGCCGAAGCCGCAGCGTTTGAGCCTGGCCGAATGGGATCTGGTGGTGCGGCAGGCGCGCCGCGCCCATGTGCTGGCCCGTATCGCCGCCCTGGTGCAGGCCCATGGCGCGTGGGCTGCCGTGCCCCCTGCGCCGCGCCAGCACCTCGCGTCCGCGCTGGCCCTGGCCACGCGCCAGCAGCGTGAGCTGCGCTTCGAGGTGGCGCAGATTGCGCGCGCCCTGCAGCCAGCGGGCGTGCCCGTGGTTCTGCTCAAAGGCGGCGCCTACGCCCTGGCGGGCCTGCAGGCATCGCTGGGGCGCATGGTGTCGGACGTGGACATTCTGGTGCCGCACGAGTGCCTGGCCGACGTGGAAACGGCGTTGATGATGGCGGGCTGGGTGCACACCAACCATGATGCCTACGACCAGCACTACTACCGCACCTGGATGCACGAGCTGCCGCCGATGCGGCACCTGCAGCGTGGCACGGTGCTGGACGTGCACCATGCCCTGGTGCCAGCCACCGCCCGGGCCCGACCCAGCACGCAGCGTCTGTTGCAAGCGGCGCAGGCGCTTCCCGGTCAACCGGGTGTGTGCGTGCTCGCACCGGCGGACATGGTGCTGCACAGCGCGGCTCACCTGTTTCACGAAAGCGACTTCGCCCACGGATTCCGCGGCGTGGTCGACCTCGACGCATTGCTGCGCGAGTTTGCCATGGTGCCCGGTTTCTGGCCGGAGCTGCTGGAGCGCGCGGCGGCGCTGGGCCTGCAGTGGCCGCTGCACCACGCGCTGCGTTATGCGCAGGCCATCATGCAAACCCCTGTGCCGCCCAGCACCGTGGCCGCGCTTGCGCCCAGCGTGTGTCAGCGGGACTGGCAGCACCGCTTGCGCGATGCCCTGTATTTGCGCACGCTGCGGCCCGACCATGCCTCCACAGCGGATGCATGGACACCGCTGGCGCGCGGCTTGCTTTACCTGAACGGCCACCGCCTGCGCATGCCGCTGCACCTGTTGCTGCCGCACTTGGCGCGCAAGGCGCTGGGCGGGCTGCTTCCCAAGGAGAAACCATGA